The Rissa tridactyla isolate bRisTri1 chromosome 6, bRisTri1.patW.cur.20221130, whole genome shotgun sequence DNA segment GCAAGTCATAAAGCTGATGATCATTGTGATTCCTAAAAGGTATTCTAAAATTCTATTACACAATCACAGTAAAAAAGGCACTTTTATGCACGTAAAAGCAGTCTGCTCACTACTCCGTCTTCAGTAGAACTGCTGGTAAGGTTTAAAACCTGACGCACTTCAAATAAATCAAAACCCAGAACCCTAAATGAAATAATAGTGTTTTCTATTGATACAAATAATCTGATGAGCAAGTGAAATTTCAGATTTCAAGATACAACTGCAGTAACCAAACTACCACAATTTATACttatcttgaaaataaaatcagcgagtatttaaaaaaagaggctGTGCTGTAATACACCTGACCTTGACCACAAAGCCAAGCACAGAGCGACAGGAGACTTCCTTCCCTTTATTTAGATAAGTAAGAAACAGCAAAGCTTTACCCATGGAGGTTTGCCAGGTTATTCCTAATCTTAGACTTCCTTTCCTACGCACTATCTATTGTTAATATTACAAAGTCATAGTATAGGAAATAGGCATTCTTATAAAAACTGGAACTGAAACAAAATCACCATTCATACCTTTTAGCCTATACATGTACACATTTCATAAACAgcactaaatttaaaaaaagtgtagtactttaaaattaaattaaaaatacagtgttaAGACAAAATCATAGTTCAGTGGGGTTTCTGTTAAATGAGAATTGTAGGCCTAATCCAAAGTTCAgatactgattttatttatatacatgtatatctaACTAACTCCATAGCtgtttaaatgaaaacaattttccCCATATAATTCAAGGAACATCTCATTAATTGGCCAGTTAGAAGGTGGAAAAGTATTTAGTACATTAAAAGTTTGCAAGAAAGAGTGGCAGGAACAAGCAAAAgtacaagaaaataaagcttGTAGGAGAATCTAAATATGCTTCAGAGATGGGGAGTTGGTTAAAACTTGGATCAGGAACTTAAGCAATATATTTTATGAAGCCCACAGTGTTCATACAAAGTTCAttcaaaaggattaaaaaaaaaaaaaaaaaacaggaggaggaaaagcatggCTTCTTGAGCTTCCTCAATGCTTAAAACAATATAAACATTTTACACCACCAAACAAATTACATCATCCTGAGTTTTAAGAATtggattatattattttttttgctaagtaGCTTAGCAAATTAGCAGATTCAAGAAACAATGTTTTACAGTGGTTGAAAACTGGaagttttattgttttcagtttaaaattgatCATGAATTTGGAAAATACAAGGTGAAATATATTCCAAGCTAAATCTTGAGACTATAAACTATTCTTATCTGAATATGATTGTATGAATATCACTGAAAATGACTGTATAGTGAAACTTCTCCTTTGtagaatataaaaaaaccaaGCTTTCTGCCCCCTGCTGtttaaaccaggaaaaaataaactggGACAAAAATCCATTGAGAAGTGTATAGCTTAAGGGCTGAGCCGAGCTCTGCTTTTAAGAAAATAGTTTATGCTTAAACTAGTTggatttttagtttttctgtgcACTTGGAACTCTGCACTGACGTAAAATTCACCTGAATTTAGTGGTCTGTCAAAAAGGTGCCAGGAAGCCATGTGCAAGCTGCTTACTTCATAAAGCCAAAAGTTCCTGACACAGACCGTGAAGAGCCGTTCTGCAGAACAAAGTTAATTTTCCAGTAAAACAAACCATACAGAAGTTCTACCCTGAGGGTAACAGATTATGTTCCATACTTCATAGATCTCTAAAGGTGAAGTAGTAATACACTCTGCTTCCTCACAGATTATTCAGAACTTAATTATGTTTGTAAATGGCTTGAAGATGAAAATGCTGCACTGTCTACAAATCAAATTTGATTAGtcactttgaaaaaaaagttacttaacTTTTTAAGAGGTAAGTTGAAAGTCAGTTTTTTCTGTTAGAAAGTCAGCATCCAGTTCTTCCAGGCTTGGAAAAAAACCAGTagagaaatggcctcaaattTAACTTTGATTTTGAGGCTAGATAccacagcaaattttaaaaagcctattaaaaataaaatgggttaGAAGtagcaacatattttttttttaatagcttgtgAATAATGCTCTGTACTCTCCATGTCTTGTTCAAGGGTTTCTACAAAGCACATGAGAGGAAACAAGTTATATTAAATATAGCTTTATATATCACCTTTAATTTTGGATAGAGTTTacattaaaactggaaaaatccACATCCACGGGTGAATTCTTATTTTACCACTATCTATGGGTTAATGAAGAGGATGCTTTTTCACTCTCCAGCTTCCACTGCTCTACAACACAGCAGCTATACAAATAGCACAGTTCCCATCTTGGTAACTCCCATCCGTGCCATTCCATCAACAGCAGTTTAAGCGTTGTTTTAGCCACCATACTGCTGTCTGCACATCAGCACTTCTGTCTGCAGCCTCTGAGCCCTCAGTAGCTGCTGTCTGTGCTCCGGAGACAGGGCGAAGGGGAACTGCAGAGCTGTAGGAAGACCCGTTTTAACCGCAGAGAGGGGCAAGTCTACCTTTCCAGTAATTACGCTGAAATCACTAGCTGCCAAGAAGCTGCTTTTCCAGGCTCAGTACTTCTCCCCAGAACTGAAAAGGACAATTCAAAAGCAACACACTTGGTGTAAAGGATCTTTCTCCTTACTTTTTTTCTAGAGTTTGTTCATGGATCACTGCCAGAGTTTGCGTTTCTCTACATTTCACCCCGCTTTGAAGTTTAACCTTGACCATCCTCAATTCAGATCATGTTTTGTTACAGGAAACAGGACCATTCAGTGTCACAGTTCTTACTTCTAGACTATTGTAATAAGCTTCAAAAAATGAATATGCAGGCTTTCTAATGACATTCCATATTCAAAAAATCCACTTTAAACTGTCCGTTTTACTCCTGATCACTGACAGAAACCCTCCCCTTCTCTTCTAGCACATGCTTCAGGACAGGACACACACATAAATTGCCAGCATTTACCATGATGCCAACTAGCTCTACGGCaactagttttctttttttaagaagtttaaGAGACAGAAAGTTAAATACGTTCAGATTCATAGGGCAGTAGTGAGATGAGACATGAAAACGTTCCAGGGCTGGTATCTAGAATTGTATTTTGCTGCCATGAGTTCTATTAGGAGAGTTAGGAGACATGGAATAAAGAGAAAGTACTGTCCTACACAGAGGTTGTTCTTATATTTCACCTGAAAATGTACACCAATTACATGCAAAAATACTCATCATAAATCCCAAGTAGTAACATTTGATCGCATTTAATTACCACAAACTAGATgcgaagaaaaaaaatcaccgcATATGGATGGTAAATGAAACACATGGCTGAGTCACATACGCAAGAGGAAATTAAGTTTGTTCACACCATCACCAAGCCATGTAAAGAATAAGCAACTCCGTATTCTAGAAAACTGACTTTTTCTAAGTGTTATTGATTTAAGCACTTCTGCTATGCAGGTTTCATTTGAAATAGtataaaaattcaaaagaataagaaaataatgcatttgtgAATGTGGGAACCCAATTATTACAGAAATGTATCGTGTTGATAGGAAAGACAGTAAATATACAGTTATTGCCAGAATCTGTACATTAAGGTTCTCTCTGGCCTATCTGCCCTCTCCAATATACTTTAAGGGACTAATGATGCACTCTCACTAGCGACAGTAAAACATTCATAAGTAAAACTATTTAATCTGCCTCCTAGCCCATCATTTTACTTCTGCAATTTTTCAGATCACCTTTACATATAGAAATAAGCAGTACACTAACTTATGTTTAGGCCACTGGGTTTTCTATGGTACCTGCTACCTGCAGAAAGCATGAGACTACCTAGTAGGAGTTATAGGTAGCTTTCTTAGAATAGGAGCGTTAGCTTGGTTACACTTTCTGTCGTCATGCAGGAAGGGTAGAAACGCAGTGCAACACCCAGCCCCTGAGTTGACTGAATCCTCTGGAGGGCAGTAGTCCCACCTGTACTCTTATATATGCATGAGTCTGCTGGAAGAAACATTCCTGTAAAGTATCATTCCCAACAGTATagggtctttttaaaaaaattcagaacagatgcaaaatcaagaaaaatacctacttcataaatgtaaaaataaatgcgCAGCTTCATATAATATTGAGACAGCTCTACTTAATGTAGGAAAGCTCTTCAAGTAGAACTATACTAATTTAGAGCAAAAGAAATTCTCAGCGTAGCACGCTGAACTTCTACATGTGCAAGTAAGCAAAACCAAAGACCATTCTCATATCAGGCAGGTGCGCAAAGTTAGCACCAGAGGACATTCAGCCTCTAATTACTGGCTCAAGATCCTGGCACAGGAAAGCATTCCATCTGATCcagatgtttatttttcctcaaaatgtaTTTGTGAACTTTGTTTTTAGTTGTTCCACAAACCGCTTACTACAACAATGGCCATGAATCAATACTATTTCATGTTGCGCACTATTCTCCTGCAGTGGTTGGTTTTCATTTCCCCTAGCGCTTGTTCCAGTTGCTGGATTAGGTGGAGGAGGGTAGACGGGTCGGTTTGCAACACCTGGGCAGTTTGATCTTCATGCTGATTAAGATGTAGCTTTATAGTCACAGCAGGCTTAATCTGTTGTCTCAAACTTCTGCTTGCAAGCTGAAACAggaacaggcaaacaaacaaaggaagatGGTTATCAGCTTTCATATTTACAATTCGCAACAGGTTTGCAGGACCTGCTTGGAGGACTGTTCAAAAATCCTTTTCATCCACATTAAAGATATACACAATCTATTATTTAGTTTTATCATTAGGCAATACTAATCCCCTTTAATTAATGCTTTcataatatttctgaaaatagGTGATAATTAGGACTGAATATATTACGTATATGCtaacatttttaaaacaccaaTGGAGTTATGAATTCAATTTCCATAAAGCAACACTTTGCATCATTATATATCCTGTTCATCTTATAACTAGCAATAACAAAATTATGTCagttttaaatacaggaaaaactgCTACCTCAATTACTTTGAAATAATATACATTCATTTTTTAGTAGTTGTTTATGatgttaaaaaaatgtaaagtgaaaTAGAGTATTGAAAACACAGAAGTTACCTGCACATCCAGTCTCCATTCcagattgtgatagctgggaaGCTTCGGTGTCAGCTCACCAAGAATGCTTCTAATCTCTTTCCTGTTATCGAGGTACAGCTGCAGCAATAATTTGTTCAATTCATCTGAGAATCCCAGAACATGAATGGAATCTTGGAAGTCTGTCTCAGAAATCTAGAAATAACAATTTAGGCCTTAATGCAAAACTGTGTAATAATCGTTATTTGttgagaaacaaataaaactgtaAGCAAACTTTACACATATGGCATGCTGCAGTTATTTTCCTGCAGGAATGGGTGAGGACAATTCTACAGCTAGGACAAAACAAATCATCCCTGTTTTAAGTGACTTACACGTGTTGATGTATTACTGCTGATTTGCATGAGCTTCAGGAACAGTTTAAGATccgttttttaaaaaagaaaaacgttcAGCATCCTCACATTTAAGCCTTCatatcagaaaacaaaatgcaacacAAGAAAAGCATCTGAGCTTTGTCATGAGGAAGTACATATTTCTGTCATCAATTTATCAACAGATGTTAATATAATATTGATACTCAAATTATAAATACTCTGAAATGATCTGAATGCCTTCATGCATAAGCGAATACCAGGTACAACTTTAAGGCTCACATTACAGTAACTCAGAGAGGCCCCAAGAAGCTGATTCCCACAGGTCAATGCCTttgtgctgccctggaggagctggTTCATTACTGTGAAAGCAgttatttatttacagaaaatgtcATACCTCCACAATGCATTCATACCATCAGCACGTTCTGCGATCAATTCTTGTCTGCCACGATACACTACAATTAACGTGTCAATCAAGCCACCTTACTTCAAGGGAAGACTCTGTGATATTTCAATCCCTTCCCCGCCTGCTCTTCAGAACGTCTGCTCAAGTTCAATTTGAAATAACTTGTCTCTGTATCCCTTCTCCGTGTCTATATTCTACCACATCAATAGTAAACAGTCTTACCTATAGAAAAGAGCAATTATCCAACTATTATTCTTTCAATATCTGCTTACACCCACCCAAACTTCTTATGTCAGAAGCTGAAAAGGCTCTCAAACCTACCATGTCAGCCAAACGTAAGGAACACTGCACAGGGGTTAGTACAGCACACATTCTGCACaagacagcaacaacaaaatcttCACTTGAGTTTTGCTATTTAGACAGAGCTCAATCCTGAAGTATGCTTCTCTATAGGGACTAAATTATCCCATGTTCTTGCTATACACTATTAAAACATCAAGTTTTAGCTTCAGATTCCAGTTATCCGTGCAGACGTAGTATTTCAATAAGAGAACAGCATAACagacacctttttaaaaaaaaaataaaattaaaagaataacaCGTGATCAGAATTTTGAATTAGCTTTTCCCCATTCATCAGTATTTTCAGAACTAGAAATGTTTAGAAGACATCTCTTGAGCATATCCCTGAATTTATGGCACAGACATGTCCTTACCATAAGCTTGGAGCTTTCAGTGAGAAGATATGTGAGTCCTTCCACCCCATGCTGGACGGTGTCAACACCGACGTTAAGCTTTCCTGTAAAGAAAACGCAGAGTACCTATTACTTCCTTCTTAAGCTGCCACAGCAACAATACACAAAACTGCAAATTTACCCAAAGCCAACTTGCAAAACATgcatagaaaagagagaaaaagagggctGAGCATCCTTCAAATAATAACCTAAGGGGATCGAAAGGCaagttgccccccccccccccccaaaaaaaaaacccaaccaaacaaagcaaaaaaataaaaccccaaactaatTTATTATGGCATGACAGCGAGAACCGCATGCTCATGTACCACAGCTGTCGTGAACACACCGGGACAGAAACGGGCAACCGGCAGGCTCGGGAGAGACACGGCACCCCCGCGGGCTCCCCGCAACACCCCCGCACCCTCCGACAccgctccgccgcccccgccccgcctttcCCGCTCTCCCGTTCCCGCGGCGGAGTCGCTACGTCCCCCCCGCTCccggtccccccgccccggctcttACTGGCGGCGGCCTCGCAGGCCCGcggcgccgcgccccgccgcagCAGCTCCAGCGCCAGGCGCCCCAGCTCGCCGACGGCTGAAACGAGAGGAGACGACTCCGCTGCAGGCCCcgcacagccacagccacagccacgACCGCGCCCGCCCCGTTCCCACCCCGCTCCCCGGGCGGCTCCGGGCCGGGCCCGCTGCCGGACctgcgccgcccgcccgcggcaGGCAGCCCAGGTGGGCCTTCTGCTCCTCCGACAGCACCAGCAGCATCGCCCCGCTCTCCCTGACGCTCCTCGCCGCGACCGACCAGGAAGGGGCGGCCCGGACCCGCCGCCACCGGGACGCGCCTGCGCGGGGCCGCCGGGGGCCGCTGCCGGCGGGGAACCGGGCTGAGGCCGAGGGGTGggtggacggatggacggacggatggacggatggatggacggatggatggatggatggatggatggatggatggatggagacacccccagccccatcgcACCCCCCCCGGCTCGGCCTTCGCAGCCGTTCGAGAGCGGTTCTGTCCCGGGCTGCGGGGGATCTGCTGTACGTGCGGTTCAAAGCTGTTCTGCAGGTACAGCCCACACTAACACCCGGATGGCACCGAGGGGCATGGCGCCGTACTGCCCAAACCTGCAGGACAAGGATTACACTCCGGTGACACTGCTGCGTCCCATGGCTGGTACGCGATTGCATTTGTGTGCTGAAATTAGGTAGAGGTGGCATCGCTATTCCCGTCTGCCTAAAATAGATTTCTAAAAACGTATATTCCATGttaaataaagccaaaaaaaaccaacccccaaaccaCCAAGGTTCTGAATTACTAAAATGATGCGTAACTTCTCAaagatcttttttctcttttaggcCATAGTTCATTTTGTTAAACAGCAAGGCTGTTCAGCTTTGACAGGGTTGTTTTAGATCAGAA contains these protein-coding regions:
- the COMMD2 gene encoding COMM domain-containing protein 2 isoform X2 — translated: MLLVLSEEQKAHLGCLPRAGGAAVGELGRLALELLRRGAAPRACEAAARKLNVGVDTVQHGVEGLTYLLTESSKLMISETDFQDSIHVLGFSDELNKLLLQLYLDNRKEIRSILGELTPKLPSYHNLEWRLDVQLASRSLRQQIKPAVTIKLHLNQHEDQTAQVLQTDPSTLLHLIQQLEQALGEMKTNHCRRIVRNMK
- the COMMD2 gene encoding COMM domain-containing protein 2 isoform X3, yielding MCGIARKSSGLLVSWKSTALSEEKTVLQSGKLNVGVDTVQHGVEGLTYLLTESSKLMISETDFQDSIHVLGFSDELNKLLLQLYLDNRKEIRSILGELTPKLPSYHNLEWRLDVQLASRSLRQQIKPAVTIKLHLNQHEDQTAQVLQTDPSTLLHLIQQLEQALGEMKTNHCRRIVRNMK
- the COMMD2 gene encoding COMM domain-containing protein 2 isoform X1 → MCGIARKSSGLLVSWKSTALSEEKTVLQSAVGELGRLALELLRRGAAPRACEAAARKLNVGVDTVQHGVEGLTYLLTESSKLMISETDFQDSIHVLGFSDELNKLLLQLYLDNRKEIRSILGELTPKLPSYHNLEWRLDVQLASRSLRQQIKPAVTIKLHLNQHEDQTAQVLQTDPSTLLHLIQQLEQALGEMKTNHCRRIVRNMK
- the COMMD2 gene encoding COMM domain-containing protein 2 isoform X4, which translates into the protein MLLVLSEEQKAHLGCLPRAGGAGKLNVGVDTVQHGVEGLTYLLTESSKLMISETDFQDSIHVLGFSDELNKLLLQLYLDNRKEIRSILGELTPKLPSYHNLEWRLDVQLASRSLRQQIKPAVTIKLHLNQHEDQTAQVLQTDPSTLLHLIQQLEQALGEMKTNHCRRIVRNMK